The sequence TTGGCGAAAGGCAACACGACAATCGAGAGGCGAGGCGGTGAGCGGGGTACCCTCGCCCCAACGGGGCTTTGCGGGTAGAGGCCATCCAGGAGGGCGGCATAAGTTTGGATCGGAAGATCGATATTTTTGAAAGTCTGCTCTCCAAGATTTGTAAACTCGATGCCGACCTTGCCCCGGATGTGATCGTAGGCAGACGAGGAAATGCAGATACCGCCGGGGTCGGCGATACTCTCTAGCCGTGCCGCGATATTGACGCCGTCACCAAAAACATCATGCGGTTCGACAATCACATCGCCTACATTGATGCCGACGCGAAAGGCTATTCGCCGCTCATCCGCATCGGCGGCTGTGAGTTCTCTGATGCGAGTCTGAAACTGGACTGCGGCGCGAACCGCTTCGACCGCGCTTGGAAACTCTGCCAAGAACCCGTCGCCGGTGTTCTTCACGATCCGACCACCGTGTTCGGAGATTGCAGGTGCGACCCCTTCGGCAAGGAGACGTGTCAATTTGGAGTGGGTTGCTTCTTCGTCATGGTGCATCAGCCGCGAATAGCCCGCCACGTCAGCGGCCATTATCGCTGACAACCTGCGTTCAAGCCGAACTCGCCGCTCCTGCTCCATGGCAATATTCCAATCCACGATTACTGGTGGCGGATCAGACAAGTGCCGAACGCACTGTTCGCGCTTCCATCATGCCCACGCGCAGGCAGGGGGTCAAAATGATAGTAGGGCCAAGTCATAATTTTGAGCCGTCGCCGCTAATCTAGCGGACGTTTCCGAAATCAAGCATGCTTTCCGTGCGCCTTGGTGCTCGCGATCCTATTAACCTGCCGCTCGCGGCGAAGCTTGGTCCCGAATTCAGCAAATATGCCGGACCGCCGGCCCCCTCAAACCGCTGTGATCTCAGGACGATGATTGGATCGGAAACCTCTGCCGCCCGTCATGGACTTCGGGGACGGGCGAACTTCCTCATGAGGCAGCCGCGGGGCGCCAAAAATCCACGGCCGAAAAGAAAAAAGTAAGGCGCGACTGGCATCACCACAGTCGCGCCCTACGTCGCCGGCTTATGGGGCAGGGGGGAATAGCCGGCTGCAGAGACGACTCCCGACTGCCGGAGTCGTTCCAGGCGGTTGCGAATTTATTTGCATGGGCGCCCCAAGCTTTTCGCACACGGTTAAGTGATCGTGACGGTCGAGAACCCCCGGTCCTCGGCTCGCGTTGTTCCCTTGATCGCCATGGGGCGAGGGATTGACAGCCATGTCACAGATTCAAAAGGTATTTTTGAGCGCCGCCGCGATTGCCGCAACGCTTGGCGCCGTGCAACTCGCCTCTGGCCACGATCTGGCCGACCGCTGGCAAGCGGTCGCCGACAAGTCTGACAAGCCGGGCCACAACGTCAACCGGGCCGGCAAGTCCGACCGGCAGGCAGAGATCAAGCAGGCAGCGGTTCCCACCCGCACCGTGTCGATGCGGCTGAACGACCTCGCCGATACCTCGGTGCTGCTGCGGGTCCCCGCGGTGATCGAGACCGGCAACGCCAAGCCGCCGGTGTTGCTCCAGAACCAAAACCAGAGCCAGAAGAAGCAGGGCCGGAGCAACAAGCCGACGATCGCCTGCGAGCCCATGGTCAGCTCCCTGACTGAGGTCGCCAAGCTGCTCCAGCCCGGCCGTTGCGTCACCTGATCGCCCACCGTCCTTGGGCGGGATTGCCTCTGCCGCAGGCAGGGGCCAAGTTCCTCATGTCCTCTTGATCCGCCCTCTCATCGCGTTATATCCGGGCTTTCCCTTTGATTTGACCGGGTAAACGCATGACGACGTCAGACACGGCTGTGCATACGCAGCCCTTCCAGGCCGAGGTTTCCGAGCTTCTGCACCTCATGGTGCATTCCGTCTATTCGGAGACCGACATCTTCCTGCGCGAGCTCGTCTCCAACGCCTCGGATGCCTGCGACAAGCTGCGCTACGAGGCGATCGCAACGCCGGCGCTGCTGGGCGAGGGGGACGCGCTCAAGATCCGCATCATCCCGAACAAGACGGCCGGAACGCTCACGATCGCCGACAATGGCATCGGCATGGAGCGGCAGGAGCTGATCGACCATCTCGGCACCATCGCCCGTTCCGGCACCAAGGCCTTCGTGTCCAGGCTGAAGGAGGCCAAGGACGGCCTCGGCCTGATCGGCCAGTTCGGCGTCGGCTTCTATTCCGCCTTCATGGTCGCCGACAGGATCGTCGTCATCAGCCGCCGCGCCGGCGAGAGCGACGTCTGGACCTGGACGTCTTCCGGCGGCTCCGGCTTCGAGATCGCCCGGGCGAGCGAGGAGGACGCGGCGCGCGTCGTGCGCGGCACCGAGATCGTCCTGCATCTCAAGGACGACGCCAAGAAATATCTCGAAACCTACGAGATCGAGCGCATCGTCAGCGCCTATTCCGACAACATCCTGTTTCCCATCGAGCTCGTCCCCGAAGAGGGCGAGCCGCGCCAGATCAACTCGGCGAGCGCGCTGTGGCAGCGCTCGAAATCCGAGCTGACGCCGGAGGACTACAAGAAGGCCTATCAGCAGATCGCCTCGGCCTTCGACGATCCCGCGATGACGCTGCACTACCGCGCCGAAGGGCGCTACTCCTATGCCGTGCTGCTGTTTGCGCCGTCGACCAAGCCGTTCGACCTGTTCGAGCCGAACCGCAAGGGCCGAGTCAAGCTCTATGTCCGCCGCGTCTTCATCACCGACGATGCCGATCTCTTGCCCGGCTACTTGCGCTTCATCCGCGGCGTCGTCGACAGCGAGGATCTTCCGCTGAACATCTCCCGCGAGATGCTCCAGAACAATCCGCAGCTGGCGCAGATCCGCAAAGCCGTGGCGACTCGCGTCGTATCCGAGCTCGAAAGCCTCGCCGACAAGGATGCCGAGAACTTCGCCAGGATCTGGGACGCCTTCGGCGCGGTGCTGAAGGAAGGCATCTACGAGGATTTCGAGCGTCGCGAGAAGCTGCTGGCGCTGTCGCGCTTCACCACCACGTCGGGCGAGAAGCGGTCGCTGAAACAGGTCGTCGCCGATTTCAAGCCGAACCAGACCGAGATCTATTATCTCGTCGGCGACAGCATCGAGCGGCTGAAGTCCAACCCGCGGCTTGAAGCTGCGACCGCGCGCGGCATCGAGGTGCTGTTGCTGTCCGATCCGGTCGACGCCTTCTGGACCTCGATGCCGACGGAGTTCGAGGGCAAGCCGCTGAAGTCGCTGAGCCAGGGCGATCTCAATCTCGACCTGATCCCGCGCCTCGATGACAAGGACGAGGCGAAGAAGGACGAGCCCGTCGCCGATGAAGCGGCCACCATCGCCGTGATCAAGGCCGCGCTCGGCGAGCGCGTCAGCGACGTCAAGGCCTCGACGCGCCTCACCAGCTCGGCCTCCTGCCTCGTCGCGGACAGTCAGGGCCCGAGCCGCGAGCTCGAGCGCATCCTGTCGCAGCAGAACC is a genomic window of Bradyrhizobium sp. CB1717 containing:
- the htpG gene encoding molecular chaperone HtpG; amino-acid sequence: MTTSDTAVHTQPFQAEVSELLHLMVHSVYSETDIFLRELVSNASDACDKLRYEAIATPALLGEGDALKIRIIPNKTAGTLTIADNGIGMERQELIDHLGTIARSGTKAFVSRLKEAKDGLGLIGQFGVGFYSAFMVADRIVVISRRAGESDVWTWTSSGGSGFEIARASEEDAARVVRGTEIVLHLKDDAKKYLETYEIERIVSAYSDNILFPIELVPEEGEPRQINSASALWQRSKSELTPEDYKKAYQQIASAFDDPAMTLHYRAEGRYSYAVLLFAPSTKPFDLFEPNRKGRVKLYVRRVFITDDADLLPGYLRFIRGVVDSEDLPLNISREMLQNNPQLAQIRKAVATRVVSELESLADKDAENFARIWDAFGAVLKEGIYEDFERREKLLALSRFTTTSGEKRSLKQVVADFKPNQTEIYYLVGDSIERLKSNPRLEAATARGIEVLLLSDPVDAFWTSMPTEFEGKPLKSLSQGDLNLDLIPRLDDKDEAKKDEPVADEAATIAVIKAALGERVSDVKASTRLTSSASCLVADSQGPSRELERILSQQNRGMRTKPVLEINLRHPMVGAITRAQVGSKAVDDLSLLLLEQAQILDGELPEDPAAFAARLNRLVLQGLG